Part of the Halobaculum halobium genome, ACTCGGAGAGGTCCGTCCGGATCGACTCGACGTCCGCCCCCAGGTCGTCGAGTTCGGCCTCTAGGTCGTCGACCGACTCGGTCGCCTCCCGCAGCTTCGGGTGATCGTGGTCGGCCTCGGCCTTCGCGTCGGCCTCGCGTTTGACCTGGATCACCCGCGAGCGGACGTCGTCGATCTTCTCGTCGAGTTCGGCGTCCAGGTCGTCGACGCGGGCGGTCAGATCGGCGATCCGCTCGGGGAGTTCCCCGGTCGAGGTCCCCGCGGCACCGTCAAGGGGCGCCGCGTCTCCGAGCGCCTCGTCGTGGTCGTCGATCAATCGAGCGACGGTGACGGCCCGAGCCAGCACCTCCTCCCGGGAGCGCCCCGTCTCCTCGGCCCGAGCCTCGATCCACTCGTGGAGCACGTCTGGGAGCTCCTGGACCTGTTCACCGTCCATCTACCAGCCCGTTGGCTGTGGGTAGGTAAATACTACCGGCCCGACTATCGCAAGTGGTATCGGGTTGAAACGATCGGGTCACCACCGGTGAGGATCGGCCCGCGCAACCCGATCTCGGGGGGCGCCGCCGCAGCACGGCGTCGCTCACCGGATCTTCCGCACGTCGCTGATGTCGAGTCCGCCGTCGTGGATCTCGGTCTCAAACCGTACGATGTTCTCCGATTCGAGCTGGGAGAGGACGCCGCGGAACTCGCGGACGACCATCGTCCGGGCGCGCTTCGAGCCGCCGGACTCCCAGCTGAACTGGAGCGTGCCGCTGCTGCCGTCGACGAGCTGGCCGAGTTGGCGGTCGGCGATCGTGTCGGTATTGACGAGCGCGAGCAGCAGCCCGCCCCACGAGTGGACCGCCTTCGCGAGCCCGCGAACGAGCATCGCCACGTCCTCCCACTCGACCTCGCCGCCGGAGGCGCCGACGAGGTCGGTGACCGCGTCGATCACGACGAGGTTGCCGGCGGCGTTAGCCGTCAGATACTCGCCGAGCGCCGAGAGGACGGTGTCGCGGTTGCCGGCGCCGTTGAGGTCGTGGATGGTGCTGGTGGCCCCCATGTACCACTCGCGGGGGATCGGGGACAGCTGAAAGTACTCCGCCGAGAGGTCGGCGAACTCGATCCCCGCCATGGCGGCGTCGACGATCTCGTCGGCCATCGTGTAGCGCAGCTCGCGCTCGATGTAGTCGTCGTCGGTGGTAAACGAGAGGTAGTGGACCTCCGGCGGGACCGTCGCGTCGTCGTCGAGATCCCCGTAGTACAGGTCGAACGTCTCGTCGTCGACGCTGGCGAGCGCGTTCATCGCGGCGCTCGTGTAGGCGAACTCCCGGGCGCCGGCGCCGGACTCGCCGGCGACGAGCACGACGCTGCCCTCGGGGGCGCCGCCGCCGAGCACCGAGTCGAGTTGGGCGACGCCGAACGGGATCCGGTCCATGCGTCTGCTCGCTCGGGCGGGCGCTTAGGCGTTGTGCCGAACCGCGGGGGTCGCGGGCGCGTCGCGCCGTCAGTCGGCGTCGACGCGGGCGATCGTCGCGCCGCCGTTCCGCGGCTCGGCGACCCGCACGTCGCCGGCGACGCCGGCGGCCTCGAGCGCGTCGACCCCCGCCTCGCGGGCCGCGTCGGCGCGGGCCGCGTCGGTGACGCCGTAGACGGCGGGCCCCCACGAGGACTGTCCGGTGCCGTAAACCGCGGGGTCGTCCCCCACTTCGGCGGCGATGTCGCCCACCGGCGGGCGGTAGACCCCGCCCTGCTCGTCGGCGAACCACGCCCCGTTGAGCCGCCCGATCTCCTCGACTGCGGCGCCGAACCGCTCGGCGGAGCCCTCCGCGACCGCGGGGAGCAGTCGGCGCTGTATCACGCCTGCGACGCGGTCGGCGACCGCGGGGTCGGCGTCCTCGACCGCGCGGCGTATCGCCGAGTCCTCGTCGTCGCCGGCGCGACCGGGGTCCGCGTCGGGGACGACCAGCAGGAACCGCCAGTCGGCAGGCACGCGGTGGCGCGCGGCGACCGCGGGAACGCGCCAGTCGCCGTCTGCGGGGCGGTCCGTGGTGAATCTCCCGGTGGGGTGGCCCGCGTCGAGGACGAAGCCGCCGTCCTCGAACGTCGCGACGCCGACGCCCGATCGGCCGCCCCGCCCGAGCGCCGGCGCGCGCTCGCGCACCGCCGGGTCGCAGCCATGTGCGGCGGCGACGCCCGCGAGCGTCGCGAGCGCAAGTTGCGTCCCGCTCCCCAGGCCCATGTGGCGGGGGAGTTCCGTCTCGACCGCGACGCGAGCGCCGTCGACGCCGAGCAGGTCGCACGCGCGCTCGGCGTAGTCGCGGACGGCGACGTGCTCGCTTGTGACAGAGCCCGCGGGCGAGATGCGGAGTCGGACGCGGGGCGCCTCGAGGGCGACGCCGGCGGCGCCGTACAGGCGCTCGTGCGCAAGCGAGAGGTTGGCGAAGCCGAAATGCAGGCGCGCGCCGGACTCCACCGTGACGGGACCGGGTGCGTCGGCACGTCGGACGGCTGCTGGGTCCGGCATCGCGTCTCGGGGAAAGTTTCGACCGACTATCGGGTGTTGGTTTCGACAGCGGAGAATACGGACGCTGTCGACGGCGGAGCGCTACAGCCGGTCGGCGATGGACTCGCCAGCGTCGATCCCGTTCCACAGCGCCGCGGCGGCGCGGCCGCGGCCGGCGACCCAGTCGCCGGCGACGAACACTCCCGCCTCGCGGGCGGCAGCGACCGCGTCGGCGGTTCCGTCAGCGTCGGCGTCGGTTCCGCCGCCCTCGACGCCGTCCCGGTCGCCGTCGAGCCCCTCGTTCGGGAGCGCGTAGCGCCACCCCTGGTCGTCGACCCAGTCCGGGTCCGCGAGTCGATCGTCGCCGACGAGGTCGGCCGCCAGCGTCGCCGCTGTCTCTGCTGTCTCCTCCAGCGGGTCGTCGTAGCGCTCGGCGGACCACTCGGGGCTCGGTTGTACGATCAGCAGGCTCTCCCCGTCGGGGACGTGTCCGCGTTTGCACTCCTCGCGCGAGAGCCACCCGATCTCGTGTGCCTTGTCCGTGTCGACGAGCCCGTACCACGGCACGTCGAGTTCGAACGGGTAGTGCAACACGAGCGTCCGGATCGTCCGGTACTTGGTCCCTTCGACGGCCGCACGGAGATCTTCGAGCGCGCCGTCGGCGTCGGCTCCTTCCGTCGCGGCCAGCAGTTCGGCCGTCTGCGGCGCCGGGGGCGTGAGCACGAGCGCGTCGAACGGGCCGTGGTCGTCGCCGTCGGTGTCGGTCGCGGCCCACGTCCCCCCCGCGCGGTCGAGGGCGGCGACGCGGGTCGTCTTGCGTACCTCGGCGCCGCTCTCGGCGAGCAGGCGCTTGGCGAACTGGGTGATCCCGGCCTCCCAGGTGTACTTGTGGTCGTCGTCGCCGTCGCCGGGAGCGATCTCCCCGTCGGCGCCGAACGTCCACACCGGTTCCGCGATGTCGACGAGGCCCTCCTCGCCGAGGTCGCGGATCAACTCGCCGGTCCGGTCGTCGGGGACCTTCACGTAGTTGGCGCCGTAGTCGTAGCGGCAGCCGTCGCGCCGCCGCGTCGCCGCCCGCCCGCCGACCCCGCGCGACTTCTCCAAGATCGTCACCTCGTGGTCAGTGTCGCGAAGCGCGTACGCCGCACCGGCGCCCGCGAGGCCGGCGCCGACGATACCGATGTGTGCCATCACCGTGTCCACGGGCGGCGGCGCCGTATCGCTTGCGGGCGGTCCGGGCGCGCCGTGCTCACGCCAGCGTCCGTGTGTGAAACGCTTATCCGCAAAGACGCGTCAATACAGGCATGTACGACGCGATCGTCTTCGACAACGACGGGGTGCTCGTGGGGCGCACCCACTACGAGGTGCTCCACGAGGCGGCCTGGGACGCCTTCGAGGCGCTCTCTGTGGCCGATCCCGACCCCGAGCACGTCGAGTCGATGGTCGTCGGCGTCTCCCCCCACCAAGTCGAGGAAGTGTGCTCGACGTACGACCTCACGCCGCGGGAGTTCTGGGCGATGCGCGACCGGACCGCGTTCGAGGCA contains:
- a CDS encoding CopG family transcriptional regulator encodes the protein MDGEQVQELPDVLHEWIEARAEETGRSREEVLARAVTVARLIDDHDEALGDAAPLDGAAGTSTGELPERIADLTARVDDLDAELDEKIDDVRSRVIQVKREADAKAEADHDHPKLREATESVDDLEAELDDLGADVESIRTDLSELEESFDAGFANYEEVLEYLTDTADDHEEKLSRVAAVVSDVRTRVSTLEARETRRLAAADLKAEANRLGVASADCNGCGATVRLSLLSTPECPHCEATFEAVEPASGFFGSPSLTVGTRPALEGETVDEQPTEPIFEDE
- a CDS encoding RAD55 family ATPase; translated protein: MDRIPFGVAQLDSVLGGGAPEGSVVLVAGESGAGAREFAYTSAAMNALASVDDETFDLYYGDLDDDATVPPEVHYLSFTTDDDYIERELRYTMADEIVDAAMAGIEFADLSAEYFQLSPIPREWYMGATSTIHDLNGAGNRDTVLSALGEYLTANAAGNLVVIDAVTDLVGASGGEVEWEDVAMLVRGLAKAVHSWGGLLLALVNTDTIADRQLGQLVDGSSGTLQFSWESGGSKRARTMVVREFRGVLSQLESENIVRFETEIHDGGLDISDVRKIR
- a CDS encoding beta-ribofuranosylaminobenzene 5'-phosphate synthase family protein; this translates as MPDPAAVRRADAPGPVTVESGARLHFGFANLSLAHERLYGAAGVALEAPRVRLRISPAGSVTSEHVAVRDYAERACDLLGVDGARVAVETELPRHMGLGSGTQLALATLAGVAAAHGCDPAVRERAPALGRGGRSGVGVATFEDGGFVLDAGHPTGRFTTDRPADGDWRVPAVAARHRVPADWRFLLVVPDADPGRAGDDEDSAIRRAVEDADPAVADRVAGVIQRRLLPAVAEGSAERFGAAVEEIGRLNGAWFADEQGGVYRPPVGDIAAEVGDDPAVYGTGQSSWGPAVYGVTDAARADAAREAGVDALEAAGVAGDVRVAEPRNGGATIARVDAD
- a CDS encoding NAD(P)/FAD-dependent oxidoreductase; the encoded protein is MMAHIGIVGAGLAGAGAAYALRDTDHEVTILEKSRGVGGRAATRRRDGCRYDYGANYVKVPDDRTGELIRDLGEEGLVDIAEPVWTFGADGEIAPGDGDDDHKYTWEAGITQFAKRLLAESGAEVRKTTRVAALDRAGGTWAATDTDGDDHGPFDALVLTPPAPQTAELLAATEGADADGALEDLRAAVEGTKYRTIRTLVLHYPFELDVPWYGLVDTDKAHEIGWLSREECKRGHVPDGESLLIVQPSPEWSAERYDDPLEETAETAATLAADLVGDDRLADPDWVDDQGWRYALPNEGLDGDRDGVEGGGTDADADGTADAVAAAREAGVFVAGDWVAGRGRAAAALWNGIDAGESIADRL